From Pangasianodon hypophthalmus isolate fPanHyp1 chromosome 10, fPanHyp1.pri, whole genome shotgun sequence:
TGAAGTTTGGAGCCACGCTGAAAAGCAGCAGGCTGCTTCTGGAGCGGGCAAAGGAGCTGGGCCTGGACATTATTGGAGTCAGCTTTCATGTAGGCAGCGGCTGCACTGACCCACAGACGTACGCCCAGGCCATTGCAGATGCACGCTACGTCTTTGACATGGGGGTGAGTGGGCACATGCTGTGAATTTGCTTGTCTGGTGGTGTAAAGTGCTCCTTCAGCACTGTTGCATTACTAAACTAAAATTTCCATCCTCCTTCAGGCTGAGTTGGGCTACAGTATGACCCTGCTGGATATTGGTGGTGGCTTCCCTGGCTCTGATGATTCCAAGCTGAAGTTCGAGGAGGTTAGTTTTCcacttacatttatttctatttgagtggtttttttttgttttttttttaatgttacatttttgcagacaaataaaaattttaatgttGATTCACTTAGATTACTGCTGTGATCAACCCTGCACTGGATAAGTACTTTCCTGCAGACTGCGGCGTGAGGATAATTGCTGAACCCGGCCGATTCTATGTGGCCTCTGCATATACGCTAGCTGTCAACATCATTGCTAAAAAAGTCAACATGAAGGAGCAATCTGGCTCTGATGGTAAGATCCTGCTTTCTCTTGCCTTTGGTAATTTTATATCTCTGAAACAacagagccttactttttttttttttttgggtaatgcagatgaagatgatgggGCCAGTGACCGAACTCTAATGTATTATGTTAATGATGGCGTTTATGGATCTTTCAACTGCATCCTTTTTGATCATGCACATGTGACACCCATTGTGCACAAGGTATGGATATAATTGCATACGTTCTTTTAGCTATATTAAGCCTTATTAATATGCCATGTGACATGCAAAttccaaatttttttaaatcattgcacagattaataaacattactatTTGGTTTTGCTTTGTAGAAGCCCAAGCCTGATGAGCGCATATACCCATGCAGTATTTGGGGTCCTACCTGCGATGGCCTGGACCGCATTGTGGAGCTGTGTACTCTGCCTGACCGGCAGGTAGGAGACTGGCTGCTGTTTGAAAACATGGGTGCTTACACTGTGGCCGCCTCGTCCACCTTTAACGGCTTCCAAAAACCAGACATTCATTACGTCATGTCGAGATCAGCCTGGTGAGTTcacattttctgattttctctgTTGCTTCTGGTTGTATTGAATTTATATTCCTGCTGAATCCATCTGTGCCATCTGATGAAGTGCCTACTTTCTTCTTTATCATATTTTAGGCAATGCATGCAGCAGATCCATGTCCAGGGGATGCCAGCTCTGGTGGAGGAGCAGAGCCCTGGGAACATGCCAGGCCACTGCGGGTGTGGAAGCACCCTGGAGCTGCCTGCTAAGCCCTGTGCCACCCGTGTGCTCTAAGTCAACATAGATGCAGTACAGGGAGGTGCTGCACTGCATTAATTTGTCAAATAAACTGACTCCATTGATGGTCCTCTAATAATGAAAGTCTTGGTGCCCAATGTTATTAAATGACAGTTGCATTTTACCATAAAAATGGTAATTAGTCCATGGTGCATGTGACCAGAATATTGCAGATGCACAagttgacttcttttttttttttttttgtccttgctTCCTTTTTACAGTTACTTAACCAAGAAATAGGGGAGAACATGGTTGTCTTTCCAATTACTGTTTAATGGTGGTCTATTGCTGGGGTTGGCGTTTATACGCTAAATGCAAGGTTTAGCCTGCATTAACCATTACAATGGTCCACTGTATTCAGGAGCTTGGCATGCCTCTTTTTTAAGCACTGGGAAATCTCCTCTGACCATTCGCAGAAATCATACACATTCCTTTCTTGTTTCTTTACGTTGAAGAAAATTTTTGTTGGTATGGTAgtaagatgatgatggtgataataCTTAAAAGTAGCATTATTTATGACCATGATGCATTTGAAAATATACATGAAAGAGATGGGATTGCATTCATACCGCTTTCCTATGGAaactttttaaagtgttttttgtattttgtttttataaataaaacctcAGTAAAACATGTTCTTGCTTGTTTTATCATTGAACATACACAGATGAGAAGGATATTTACAATAGGCATTACACACATGAGAGTAATCAAGAATTTTAAAGGGTAAGGAAGTTTTATTTCCAGTATACATGATGGTCTAAGTAAGAGAGAAGACAGAACAATTGTGGTGGGGTGGTGTGACAGTTGGTGTTGTGTAGATTTA
This genomic window contains:
- the LOC113538863 gene encoding ornithine decarboxylase, with product MTSNDFLTFLEEGFCARDIVEQKINESTSSDDKDAFYVADLGDVLKKHLRWARTLPRVTPFYAVKCNDSRPVVETLATLGAGFDCASKTEIQLVQSLGVEPSRIIYANPCKQVSQIKYASAHGVQMMTFDSEVELMKVARSHDNAKLVLRIATDDSKAVCRLSVKFGATLKSSRLLLERAKELGLDIIGVSFHVGSGCTDPQTYAQAIADARYVFDMGAELGYSMTLLDIGGGFPGSDDSKLKFEEITAVINPALDKYFPADCGVRIIAEPGRFYVASAYTLAVNIIAKKVNMKEQSGSDDEDDGASDRTLMYYVNDGVYGSFNCILFDHAHVTPIVHKKPKPDERIYPCSIWGPTCDGLDRIVELCTLPDRQVGDWLLFENMGAYTVAASSTFNGFQKPDIHYVMSRSAWQCMQQIHVQGMPALVEEQSPGNMPGHCGCGSTLELPAKPCATRVL